aggggcttaacttgcgtaagggcgtgatgtcagagaaagcaggacaggattggctgtgttgggtttcaaatcgccatcttagctgggtcaaatcgccatcttgcttaggtaacccaaagcaagatggcggagatgcagaatcctgcctacagcaccctTAATAAAAGTGAGCAATATAGCTGGCTAACTCGATGTGAACACAGCGCAAAGCCGGCAAACCGGAAGTTGCAACACGTCACACACCAGCCacgttggagtgaaaacaaaccaggagcagcacagtgtgtctggtgtgtgtgtgttaaaaaaaaaaaaaaaaaaatatatatatatatatatatatatatatagaatcTGAAAGGAAAGTCAATCATTACCATATTGACAAAATAATTATATTTGTTACATTCAAATTGAAcacatttaatacatttaaatttgTCCTTAATGTGCTTATCACTTATTGACTGACAAACATCTTCATGAATCATTGCAGTGATATGATAATCAGTCTCTTTTGTAACCTTCTTTCTAATGTGGAGGCACTGATCAATATACAGCAGTCCCAGCAGGTTGAACACATTCATGATACAATTACCAGTGCAGGTCAATACTGGTGCATAAGCCTCTTAACACtccaaaaatgtttttaaggCATGAATGTACactttttaatgaagaaaaatacatgGACTTAAGATAGAAAGAGCAACATAAACGTCGAATAGCTAACACTGAGCACACTGTCAGGTTCTTTCCCCTTAAATAGTTGAACAAAATTAGGACACGAAAACACAATTAATCAGGCAGAGTCAAAATTACTTGCAAGGAGAGAAAAAACGTTCGCTCGGTTGAGCTCACTTACTTTCTCTGTCGGAGAAACTTTTCCTCCCAGCTTTCATTCACAAATACAGGGTGGGGCTTACAAGTGTTTCTTGGATAAAGGTTGGTTTCAACATCCTGCTTTGTATGGAAACAATGGAACAGACGCAATCAGTCACAACAGATGCAGTCATTTACAACAGGAAAAGGATAACGCGCTCAGTGAGCATAGATAAgacatcatcagcgtgacgGAGCACAGCGAGGTAAACAATGGACAGAAGAACTGTCCCCGTTACCTGTCGACAAatctcttccccacggatcaagagaagctctctggtctcgctgtcttgccaatgctgggtcgtCTTGACAACGGCTATCTcatgctgtgtccagaaacaacaataaGTGCGCTAATGTAGCCATGCTACGTCGATCCAGGTCTGGCTTTCACACTGAAGCCGATCGGAGGCGAGCcgattaaaacccgggtcgCTTGCAAGGTCAATCCAAATGCCACTGAAACCCTTTCTCACTGCCATCATGAaccgattattagcgggtttaaatgagttttttggccagtgggaaaggggaaAAAGACGCATAACATCCTGTTCATGTGTTTGGGGTTATTTATTCCTTTTGACACtgtttatatgtattttttacaCTTATTTATTCAATCCTTTTTCGTCATTGTGTTGTTTGTAATTTTAGCTTGGAAgccctgaaaatgaaaaaattaagaTGAGATGGAGTTTATTCTAATTATCGCACTTCACATATGAGGATTTCTTCACAATATTATAAGTCAGCAGTCATGTGTTGCAGGGAAGTAAGGATTTTAGAGTAAAACGTGAAATTACAACTCAAGTCATTCGTTCATTTCCCAAGCCgctttgtccttttcagggtcgcagAGGGCTGGAGCGAATCCCAGCTACtttgggcgagggcggggtccacCCTGAACAGTCTGCCAGTCTGTCGCAGAGCCGACACATAGGGtcagacaaccattcacactcGCATACATTTAAGATGACCATTTagcctgacatgcatgttttgaactgtgggaggaagccagactACCCGGAGGGatcccacaaacacacatggagaacatgcatacTCTACATAGAAAGCCCCAGGTAGTATTTGAAGCCAGGACTTCTTTGCTGTGATGCAAGAGCGCAAATCACTGCGCTACTGTGCAGCCCCGACGCCCCCGTCATGCCAACCcgaaaagaaacaggaaagaaCAAAACCAGTTGGCTTCACGTCaccatttatttccatttcttgaaAGTTCACATTTTGTGACAGAATAAAAATTTACGCCGGGCTCACAATGGACGTGGTgcagctccggtccggacaccgacACACAAtcagtagtcattaaaatcaatgctgcaGCTCACACCGGCCACGATGTGGCTGTGGTCCAACTCTGCTCTGGAGCCCATCCAGCACTCCGGAAACTTTCGGCAAGGATTCCACTTTTCCGGACGCCGGAGCCCTACAGTGTCAATCTAAACACAAGCAAGTCCGGTACTGGAAGGAAAGTTGATCCGTGTTCCAGAATAAGTgactgcaaaataaaatctgtattgtgtttttgtcttaatattctttttctttttaatttttcttgtagaatacagaacaaacaacgcgatctcgtctttatacgcattagaagaatgaacgatgttgaacttcgtcactgcaggaaagtcaaacaacaccaaaactacacaaaaaaaacagctctatgaccggagcggctctgtgttgccagattgggtgggtttctgccaaatcagggTTCTTTTGAACACGCCAGGTGGGTTGATAAAATGGTTATGCGTTTGTGAcgtgatttttttaattatgcaactacattttttaaggttttaatgtgcatttacTTACAGGgttggaggtttgggctgctttctattgttggataGGTTTAACATGTTTTGGCTGAAAGCGCGACATATATGGCAACCTCCTTCAGCGGACTGCAGACCACTGGAGGCAGTGTGAGTGGCACTGCTGCGGTAATTCCATACCGGAGCCGCAACgtatccagtgtgagcccggcgttaATATTTTCCTGAAGCACAGTCTAAACAGTGTCTGAATCAGTAAGGTTTCCTTCAAACTGGACAATTCCTTGTGATTCGgacttctcacctgtgtgagttctcatgtggaccaagaAATCACAACGTCGAAAAAAACTTTTgctacatgtttcacaagaatgaggcttctgacctgtgtgaattctcatgtggcgcaaTAAAGAACTATGTGcgctgaaacttttcccacatgtttcacaagaatacggcttgtcgccagtgtgaattctcatgtggcgtGACAAAGTACTTCGATTGacgaaacttttgccacatatCTCACAAGaaaacggcttctcacctgtgtgtgttctcctgtgGCGTGACAAAGTACTTCGACTGACGAAACGtttctcacatgtttcacaagaatatggcttctcacctgtgtgagttttcataTGGACCAATAAATAACTCTGATCCTTGCAACTTTtgccacacgtttcacaagaatacgccTTTCGACGTGTGTGAGTTCTCGTATGGGCCAAACATTGTCCACGATCCcagaaacttttgccacatgtctCACAAGCATatggtttctcacctgtgtgagttctcttatGTACCAAAAAACGATTTCGATGCCTGAAACCTTTTCCACATAtctcacaagaatacggcttctcacctgtgtgaatttttacgtggaccaacaaatgactccgacgcctgaaacttttgccacaaaTTTTACAAGGATgcggcttctcgcctgtgtgagttctcatgtggatcaacaTCTTACTCTGTCGGCTGAAATTTTTTCCACAGGTTTCACAAGAAAACttcttctcacctgtgtgagttcctATGTGGCCCAACAAATGAGTCTGTCggctgaaacttttgccacatgtttcacaagtatacggcttctcaccagtgtgaattctcatgtggaccaacaaatgactccgatgcctgaaacttttgccacatgtttcacaagaatgaggcttctcaccagtgtgaattcCCATGTGGGCCGATAAATAACTCTGTCggctgaaacttttgccacatgtttcacaagaatatggcttctcacctgtgtggattCTCATGTGCATCAACAAATAATTCCGATgcctgaaacttttgccacatgtttcacaaggaaacagcttctcacctgtgtgagttccaatgtggaccaacaaataaCTCTTCCGGCTGAAACATTtgtcacatgtttcacaagaaaacgGCTTCTCACTTGTGTGAGTTCCCATGTGcaccaacaaatgactctgttgcctgaaacttttcccacatgtttcacaagaatatggcttctcacctgtgtgagttctcttgtggaccagCAAATTACCTGATTgcctgaaacttttgccacatgtttcacaagaatgaggcttctcacctgtgagAGTCCCCATGTGGATCAACATATGAGTCTGCTGACTAAGACTGTTGCCACGTTTTCGGCAAATCGTCTTCTTATCAGTGACCTTTTTAACCTTCTGACATAACTGATGTTTTTTATGGTCAGTTTTCTCACATGTTTCTtcacaaagaagcttttcacattcagcctgcttctctgaaacatgaaagCTGTTCACACTGTTTCTATGAAACACGCTGAGTTTTTTCAGCTTCGCATTTCCAGTTGATTCTGAGTCGGTGTGTCTTTtcacatggtggacttcagagtcctgagagaggaactgctcagtCTCTGGTACTCctggttcactcaggtcactttgATCCTCAACAGAAAGAACTTTaaaggtttcactttcaaacttcagcaTAAATGGTTCTCCCTTCTGGCTGGTAAGTTTCTCGTGTTCCTCAATCTGTGAAgattctggttcctcctgctcctccttaaactgatgaagtcctggttcttcttcttcttcctctttgatctgtggaggttctggttcttcttctttgatctgcggaggttctggttcttcttgttcttcttttaTCTGTAGAGGCGCTggttcttcttcatcttctctgatctgtggaaGTTCTGGTTCGTCCTGTTCTAGACAGTagcttgtttcctgtttaaagagctgctcctctctgcagtcatggtcctgctggagctctgcaaggaaacaaatgcagaagtTAAAAGGTTAGCTACATTAtctctacaattctacaatttcatttagcagacgcttttatccaaagcaacgtacaacacaagcaagaattcagacataaggAAAAACCTTTAGTCAGTGCaaaattgcttcaagtgcgattggtcaaagGAGTcaccatcaagttgcagaagaagtgccaaccaacccccccccccccccccctttttttttgtcaacttagtcagttcTAAATAAGTGCTGGGTGTTGGACCACCTGACTTATTCTACCCCTAAGGTGGAGTCGGATTAACTGCCTAAGTGTTCTCTGAActattgagtcttcaattgtctcttaaaagtagaaagagactcggtGAAGTTCTGGTGgtttgttccaccatttgggaacaacagaggagaaaagtCTGGCTGGAGATTCAGAGCcatgctgggctggaagcaccaggcatctctcacatgcagagcgaagtgggcgtgaaggagagtagacctggatcagggaatccaggtaggctggagccgttcttgtaagcgttttgtaagccaggaggagagatttgaatttgattctggctgcaactggaagccaatgaagggagatcaacagaggagtgaaaTGAGCTCTTtcggctggttgaagaccagacgtgctgctgcattctggatcatctgtagaggtttgactgtacatgcagggagacccgccagaagagagttgcagtagtcaatgtgtgacatcacgagagcctgaaccagaagctgtgtggcctgttgggtaaggaagggtctgatcttcctgatgttgtagagggcataaagacaagaccgagaaactgaggccacgtgaaccttaaaggtcagctgccTGTCACTTGTTGCTGCCATTATGTTCTTTAAGTGTTGTTtatatggagttcacagcagtgcataagtccagcagtacctccttccgTCCAGCAGGGAGCTGATTGTTACTGTTAGAtgtacgagggtgtacccaaaagaatccggaatttgactgtaactttttatttctgacatttcaaaataaaacatcactgtcgccttcaaaataacctccatccgcattaatgcagcgctccagccgtgtctcccacttcacgaatgcgccgtcagacccgtgcgtaattgtgccatttttggccgactgcgatttttctgtcacctcctccacatctgcaaaccgctgtcccttcagctccttcttcaacttggggaacaagaaaaagtcactcaaggctacatctggcgaataaggcggatgggggaggagattcatcttattcttcgccagaaactgcgtgaggcgcagcgccatGTCcactggcgctctgtggtggtggatcaaccgggctccactacgcgggccgcttcctcctcacatcctcacggagccgtctgaggacttccatgtagtagtcctgatttacagtctgacctggagggacaaactcgctgtggacgagaccctggacagcggaaaagcagctcagcattgttttcactgctgagcagacctgacgcgccgacatctggccctttttaaaccaccggaaccactcatggacctgattcttccccagagcatcatccttgtaggcttgctgcaacaagctgagtgtttctgctgctgttttttcccagcaaaaagcagaatttaatgtttgcgcgctgctctggctttccggttaatgtcgccattttggaaaaaatcgcagacctcctctgcactctgttgctataaatagcgcctgacaggcgtcagtgtcactctcgggagctcagatttctcacagatgtgcatgaggcttacctgcagcacatctgatggccagaagtcagaactcattattattattgttttctgaccaaattccggtttcttttgggtaccccctcgtatagtgcagtgtgaagcacgtggaagaagaatgtgtatgaaTGGAATCCCACAGAATGATGAAGCATGTTGTTTGTGGCtggttcattaaacagaagcaacaCAATTACACCgtttggacagtgaatcattttgagGATAGAATACgaaccattttggattaaatccgctAGTTCGATGTTTACCATCGTGGctcgcagaaggctgctctgacgacGTGCTAACATCTATGCTAACAGAAAGTGGACAATGTTTTCTGACCCTTTCTCCGTGACATGTCGCATAAAAGTTGTTAGCGAGCAGACAGGTAAAGACGGGCAGTGGTTGAAGGGGTCAGGTGATGAAAATTcgcctcacctctgaccccctaTGTGTTCACGTATCAACcattaaggcctcagtatactcccccgtcacCGCCACGGCGTTGCTACGATGttgctacgacgtctacgtcgtagccctacgacgggctacgccggggcttgacgtgcgcctcccgaaaaaaatgacttcgcgtcgaggcgacgcgtggtgacgtgaacgctgagggctgtgattggtctgctttcacattgcttatagaataaagtagaactcacacggaatgcttttctgatccgaacagtgctttaGGAgcaatttagatccaaaattgagcggcgcacatacctatactgttagcaatgttagcactgttagcagacggggctatgtgtatagccgctcctaaaacggctttaaacgtccaaaagctcattagtttcaccaatatttcatcatggtccgctcacaccactcctccacgacagcccggtgtcgccagatatgtcatatatgcagatatatgtttggtaaatgcacgcgtgtctagatacgtatgactagaaatctatgtctatagatctatgtctaggtaaagccggagctatggaagccgcattgttgttgtgactgctagcggcttggcagaggagggtgttcccttgacgcagaagcaagacatgttcagtagcggcgtagggttgccggcgtaggaacgccgtggcggcgacgggggagtatactgaggccttaagatGTCGCCATTGCACCTTCAACCGTATCACCAGATGCGATCAAAAGACCGTCTTTGGTATCACTGTTTtggtgcataaaaaaaacatttacaataaataaaccagcgacgcttagcctggcggggggggcaagaaaagcctggcggcccgccaggcctataaagcactgagggaaaccctgctaatgctagcgagggtttcatgtttgttttacgcgcctTTTATCCTGgtactcccgtatgagtgccgtaaagcaggtttgttctcgcgagatgtattCAGGTcggctcctctgaaagttgcaagtgctgctttcaggacacagacaAAGGGGAGAGGGGATGGACCGGCGATTCACCGTGctaagtctttgtttacccccacagggactctgaaaaacatttattgaggtaaaaaagtttcATAGTTCTACTTTAAATGTTGTCAGGAAAAGCCTCTTCAAACAACATCAACCTCCACAACTTTACTGGGCAGACCAGTGAGGGGAAAAGTAGTCTTcggctgtgttcacaccgagTTGAgtcgagccaggaccccttttgggaagtgtgaatttgtaaatcagcctcctcataaataactgaatcgtgTTCTCACCAGCGTCGAACCGAAGGGGCgtcaaaccagacagaagcaagtcgggtgctggaaggaaacgcgatacttgttccaaaataagtgatttcaaaataaaagcggtgtcgtgtttttgccttattattatattttttttacttcttctggtagaatacagaataaacaacgtgatgtagtcattgtacgcattagaagaatgaatggTTTTGTAcctcgtcactgcaggaaagtcaaacaactcaaaaattgcacaaaacagctctctgaccggagcggctctgtgttgccagattggtcAGGTTTccgccaaatcaagcttcttttttgaacacgtctgacgggttgatgaaatgattatgtgtttatgacgtgtttttttaattatacaaatacggtttgaacgtgcattttcaaccgagatggcggtttggctgctttctattgagttaaacgggtttatgGTGCGAGATTGacatatctggcaacctcctccagtgtactgcagagacaccgcagacagtgctgcggtgattccgttctGTAGACGGAATGCAGCCAgaagaacggttgttctgttgtacatgatttttctgcagaccaTACAAATtgctgactttcagaaggaagcacagACTCTCCGCCACGCTCGACGTgtgcgctcagaataacagtccgTGTCGTGCGTTACAGAAGcttcacacggacaaaagtgtggcaaacgaggaaagctggctggacccggggagcgaccgtgttctcaccgcaTCTAGATCGAGCCGGTgtcgacctcggacctcctcctcgagGCGGCCCCGGCTGGACCCACAAGTAGGTCGCtccaacgtgaaaaacgtgttcacactgtcgctACCGGCTCCACCACGTCATTTATGTCGAGCGAAACGCCTTGGTGTGAACACAGTCTTAGTTCCATCAAGCACGTCTGCTCACAGcgtttccatacctgttctggttaacttgatttgaggattccagttgatttccagcATTCTGCGTTGACGaccaatctcctcctcgtactgaaccacagcttgttgaaacagggtgaatatctcctcagcagcagcagttagtctctgggtggtcaagtctctcacagagtggtggGAATCGTCTCCTTCACCATCAGTAACAGTCACCTCaacaacatcctcctcctctttaatgtgtggagcttcatgttcctcctgctccagactggagctcGTCTTCTGGTGAccaatgtgttgctgtggactctctggagggagacaagacaaaagtcactgatgtgatggatgtgaaggttttacagtgatggatggatgaaacaggacaggatacactgaaatcagaaacagtaaaatacaaaacaaaaaaaatctgctcattTCAGTAGAACTGACAGTACCTGTGGGGTTTAAAGGATAAATAGGAAAACTGTCTGGATGCAACATTActttctctgagctctgaaacctttgTGAGAAGTTTCCAATGTAATGTGgttcaggctgttttttttccaagcaacACATGAACGCATCATTAATCTGAACGATTTGCTGAAATGTCTGTATTATAAACGTGAACCATAAAATCTGCAAAAACGCATGTTAGCTGAGACTGAGTGTAAGTAAATGGgttatatgcacagctccattacttcctgaagttcagacagcacctttatttcccgtgtttcatgataggatgaactgattaatccaggtgtgtctgacctcagtaaatggccagacctggattaatcagttcatcctatcattaaagacaggaaataaaggtgctgtctgaacctcaggaagtaatggaggtGTGCATATAGTCCATCACTTCCTCAGTTtgcaaacagctcaaacaccgtttcctctgtttctgataCAGATGCTGTTTAATACTGAAGGTTTCCGTTtcttcactgtgaacaagaactgcagctgcagcctcgtttctgtctgccagcttgaaaataaatgtaacgaTCCTCCAGGAGTCACACTGGTCAAGGTACCTTCAAgtagtttgattttctgttaaactGATATATTCAGATTCCACACAACGGGTCCTTTTCTCATTTACTCGTTTataagcaaaaacaaagaatgaCAATTCAACCCGTTTTTAcattctgactgacaaaacgaaTTTTCCACTCAATATTTCCTTTgagacaggtgggcggggcttacacTATTCTCAGTTCTGATTGGATCTACAGCacctttcagttcagaggtaaacaaaaccacaacattTATCTGGCGACACtgggctgtcatggaggagtggcgtgagcggaccatgatgaaatattggtgaaactaatgagtttttggacgattaaagccgttttaggagcggcgttactgatgccccgtctgctagacgtatACGTCCGCTGCTTGATTTTGGATTTAAATTTCTCCGAAAGCAcggttcggatcagaaaagccttctgcgTGAGtttttctacttcattctataaacaacgtgaaagctgtttaaaccgtactttTCCTTTAATAGTTTTAGCTGGTTGCTAGCATTAGCCAAGCTAGCTCAGGGCAGTAGTAGCAAAGGAAACACTCTCTCACTTCCTCATCGattacttttgaatttatatcataattttcctcactcataggagactgactttgagagtacattgtaactgacctcatcttaaaagtcataatgggcgtgtgtgtttttcaggagaccTGCttatgaagtgaatgaaactcatccagactgGGCTCCCTCATTACATCTCGGACACACGGAGGTGAAAGCTGCGGATTACGACACATTCCAACGGAGAAAAAGGAGGCAGGAGATCGTGACGGCAGTTACTGCAGCTGCTACacctgaacctcacacacctgatgtgtATCAAGCTCCACAAAAGAACATTGTGGAGAATGagtagaggtatatgaaatccgttttattttttccccaattccgttttattttttcccaaattccgttttttccgttttaatatttctgaatttggaattttgttttttatgctcatttttaccataaaaaaggtgtctggtaagtggaaatgaataaatgtccacaatttaagaGGATATAACAGTCGATtgaatgtttaaagtcctgcaacaaagaaataattttcaattagtcgcatgcgtctttgcgagtccagtccacagtacgttGACAGCATTTacgaaaaaagcttttcccctgaggcataaaagtccgtgtactgttctgctctgtatttagcgcttagcgtggagtttcataacttttttgaatgtgtgagaggggagggagcagctcgcttggacatcgtgttgttgcgtcgcgtctcgtcgcggctggaacgcgcgttcacatttgttttcaattgtattttgacgcaaaatcgcggaaagcatttcgcggtgtgaacgcacctttagcatgttagcagtgctgtggaagtgacgtacacgttgcagcagctcgggcggtccccccggcctgtttgctttgcactataaggttccattttctcccgaaaactgaatttcagaccagattaggacgaattccgcaatattccgcgttttattccaattccgtttttattggtcatttccgcgattccgtccgcgattccgttaacatggatttcatatggctctaaaTGAGGAGTGAGTCAGTTGTAAACGTATGAATGGTCCATGTGTGCTGAGATGAACTGCTTGCTTTGTTTTATCTTGATTATATGTGACCaacctgtttttctgtaaataaaactgatggctaacagtcttcctctgcttaatTATAATATCCTTAATAATAATATCATTATGTCCAGGACAGGTAAATCTCCCACCCTCCAAGAGAAAAGGGCATAAGGCCCCAGTGGTAATGCTGATGTTAGCTGTTCCATCGACTCCTTAAGAGTGATTGTCTTTTGAAGGAGCCTACTCCTTCATAGCTCCTCCTCCCGTGTGTCCGACAGATGACAACTGCAGCAAACCAGATGTGTGAACAAAAGCACAGCTGGACCAGTGCACTTTAAACAACAAATATGTTTCTAAAACGAGCTGTGACGGCCGCGGGGTCCGCAGCGTGGATTGAACACAGCCCGGTCGTTTCAGTCTTTTTATTCAGTCCAACACCTCCCCCTGGCAGCTGGAGCCACCGCCTTTTGGCCTGTTCTGGCCATcaaaggaggggggagggggtaaTCAATAACCAACCACAGCTGATCAGTTCCCCTCCCCACACTCCTCCTGgcagccagctgcagcacacaagtatgtggtttttttgttcGTATTTGAGAACATGAAATGGATAAAAGAACCTTTAACACCTCAACTGATAGtttctttcctcattttttCTCTCAAAGAGTGAATCACAAAATAGATCCGACTTTAAATTCTTTCTTGAATCCGTTTGATTATTAACTGCATACAGTTTTTAGAACATCCATAAAGGCAAGTCTTTGATGCATCAGGGAGGAAATAAAGTATGAGGATTCTCTGTTAGAAGTTCAGTTTTAAATGTGTATTGAACGTAGCTTTTGTACTGGTCTAACAACATTTGTATGAAACGATAATATAACACTAATCTGcctgaataaaatgtgtttcttcattGATCACAGATGACTGACGCCACAGTCCAGTGAGAGCTGGATTAATAGGAAACAACCACATTAAACGCTTTTTTTCATACGTATTCACATTAGTATTGATTATTTATGACACTGAGCACGGAACACAGAGTGATGAGGAGATTCACACAGGacgactcctgctggtcatcttttttttgttactaTTTCATGAAGTCAGGAACCAACAAAATGCAGTTtatcactgagcagaggaaccaaagagcagcaacGCACAGCGccagcgggtgtgtgtgtgtgtagtagtaGTAAAATAATTActatgagatatttacagtcctgacaggaggaagaagcagcagtaAGACAGTGATAATTAGTATTAATGAGTGATTTTCTTACTGATTGTACCTTTTAGACGGCTCTCAGGAGACGCAAATATGAGCAAATGAGGTGAAAATGGTGTAAAGCCACCCA
The DNA window shown above is from Salarias fasciatus chromosome 20, fSalaFa1.1, whole genome shotgun sequence and carries:
- the LOC115408243 gene encoding zinc finger protein 345-like isoform X1, whose amino-acid sequence is MSSVQALREFINQRLTAAAGEIFTVFQQTIVQFEEEIFRQRKLLEIKRKSQISGDRTESPQQHIGHQKTSSSLEQEEHEAPHIKEEEDVVEVTVTDGEGDDSHHSVRDLTTQRLTAAAEEIFTLFQQAVVQYEEEIGRQRRMLEINWNPQIKLTRTELQQDHDCREEQLFKQETSYCLEQDEPELPQIREDEEEPAPLQIKEEQEEPEPPQIKEEEPEPPQIKEEEEEEPGLHQFKEEQEEPESSQIEEHEKLTSQKGEPFMLKFESETFKVLSVEDQSDLSEPGVPETEQFLSQDSEVHHVKRHTDSESTGNAKLKKLSVFHRNSVNSFHVSEKQAECEKLLCEETCEKTDHKKHQLCQKVKKVTDKKTICRKRGNSLSQQTHMLIHMGTLTGEKPHSCETCGKSFRQSGNLLVHKRTHTGEKPYSCETCGKSFRQQSHLLVHMGTHTSEKPFSCETCDKCFSRKSYLLVHIGTHTGEKLFPCETCGKSFRHRNYLLMHMRIHTGEKPYSCETCGKSFSRQSYLSAHMGIHTGEKPHSCETCGKSFRHRSHLLVHMRIHTGEKPYTCETCGKSFSRQTHLLGHIGTHTGEKKFSCETCGKNFSRQSKMLIHMRTHTGEKPHPCKICGKSFRRRSHLLVHVKIHTGEKPYSCEICGKGFRHRNRFLVHKRTHTGEKPYACETCGKSFWDRGQCLAHTRTHTRRKAYSCETCGKSCKDQSYLLVHMKTHTGEKPYSCETCEKRFVSRSTLSRHRRTHTGEKPFSCEICGKSFVNRSTLSRHMRIHTGDKPYSCETCGKSFSAHSSLLRHMRIHTGQKPHSCETCSKSFFRRCDFLVHMRTHTGEKSESQGIVQFEGNLTDSDTV
- the LOC115408243 gene encoding zinc finger protein 260-like isoform X4 gives rise to the protein MLEINWNPQIKLTRTELQQDHDCREEQLFKQETSYCLEQDEPELPQIREDEEEPAPLQIKEEQEEPEPPQIKEEEPEPPQIKEEEEEEPGLHQFKEEQEEPESSQIEEHEKLTSQKGEPFMLKFESETFKVLSVEDQSDLSEPGVPETEQFLSQDSEVHHVKRHTDSESTGNAKLKKLSVFHRNSVNSFHVSEKQAECEKLLCEETCEKTDHKKHQLCQKVKKVTDKKTICRKRGNSLSQQTHMLIHMGTLTGEKPHSCETCGKSFRQSGNLLVHKRTHTGEKPYSCETCGKSFRQQSHLLVHMGTHTSEKPFSCETCDKCFSRKSYLLVHIGTHTGEKLFPCETCGKSFRHRNYLLMHMRIHTGEKPYSCETCGKSFSRQSYLSAHMGIHTGEKPHSCETCGKSFRHRSHLLVHMRIHTGEKPYTCETCGKSFSRQTHLLGHIGTHTGEKKFSCETCGKNFSRQSKMLIHMRTHTGEKPHPCKICGKSFRRRSHLLVHVKIHTGEKPYSCEICGKGFRHRNRFLVHKRTHTGEKPYACETCGKSFWDRGQCLAHTRTHTRRKAYSCETCGKSCKDQSYLLVHMKTHTGEKPYSCETCEKRFVSRSTLSRHRRTHTGEKPFSCEICGKSFVNRSTLSRHMRIHTGDKPYSCETCGKSFSAHSSLLRHMRIHTGQKPHSCETCSKSFFRRCDFLVHMRTHTGEKSESQGIVQFEGNLTDSDTV